The Methylobacterium currus genome contains a region encoding:
- a CDS encoding LysR family transcriptional regulator, whose product MDRLTSMAVFVTAADLGSFAAAAAALGMSPQMVAKHVVSLETRLGMRLINRTTRRQSLTEFGRTYRERCRAVLAEAEAADALAETVRAHPRGTLRLNAPVTFGSHGLVPLLTRYLRDCPEVEVDLSLTDRMVEPVEEGFEAVIRLGPLAESSLVARPLAPYRLVACAAPAYLAAYGVPASPEDLAGHQCLDFSHWPRGRDSLWRFTRAGTTVEAPAAGRLHINDFRALLTAARDGFGIVLGVDTALRDDLAAGRLVRVLPDWEAPSRPMHLLTMRDRRPTAKLRRFVEMMLEEFGPDGMAVRTGALARGPA is encoded by the coding sequence GTGGATCGGCTCACCAGCATGGCGGTGTTCGTCACGGCTGCGGATCTCGGCTCCTTCGCGGCGGCGGCGGCCGCCCTCGGGATGTCGCCCCAGATGGTGGCCAAGCACGTCGTGTCCCTGGAGACCCGGCTGGGCATGCGCCTCATCAACCGCACCACCCGTCGCCAGAGCCTGACCGAGTTCGGCCGCACCTATCGCGAGCGCTGCCGGGCGGTCCTGGCCGAGGCCGAGGCGGCGGACGCGCTCGCCGAGACGGTGCGGGCCCATCCGCGCGGCACGCTGCGGCTCAATGCGCCGGTGACCTTCGGCAGCCACGGCCTCGTGCCGCTCCTCACCCGCTACCTGCGGGACTGCCCCGAAGTGGAGGTGGATCTGAGCCTCACCGACCGCATGGTCGAGCCCGTCGAGGAGGGGTTCGAGGCGGTGATCCGTTTAGGGCCGCTGGCCGAATCGAGCCTGGTCGCCCGCCCGCTCGCGCCCTACCGGCTGGTGGCCTGCGCGGCGCCGGCCTATCTCGCGGCGTATGGCGTGCCGGCCTCGCCGGAGGACCTAGCCGGGCATCAATGCCTCGACTTCTCGCATTGGCCCCGCGGCCGCGACTCGCTCTGGCGCTTCACCCGGGCAGGGACCACCGTCGAGGCACCCGCGGCCGGGCGGCTGCACATCAACGACTTCCGCGCGTTGCTCACCGCCGCCCGCGACGGGTTCGGCATCGTGCTCGGCGTCGACACCGCCCTGCGGGACGACCTCGCGGCCGGCCGCCTCGTCCGGGTCCTGCCGGACTGGGAGGCGCCGTCGCGGCCGATGCACCTCCTGACGATGCGCGACCGGCGCCCGACCGCCAAGCTGCGCCGCTTCGTCGAGATGATGCTGGAGGAGTTCGGGCCGGACGGAATGGCGGTCCGGACGGGGGCGCTGGCCCGCGGACCCGCCTGA
- a CDS encoding spore photoproduct lyase family protein, translating into MSHSPARLLAIDTIYHEPAIETFARGREILGRFPGARRIAVPSHWNIPELHGNAGSVEDWVRIKRSTLVLGVKKGLTSRPNGRSAHFIAPSSSNGCAMACAYCYVPRRKGFANPITLFVNTEAIGRAIRRHAAAQGPLPAPDQIDDRFWVYDIGENGDLSVDALACDSVRDLVALFRDTPNAKASFATKFVNRDLLAYAPEGKTRIRFSLMPERIARVVDVRTSPMPERIAAIDDFVAAGYEVHANFSPVILYEGWEDDWRALFRALDAGIGPAAKAQLRAEIIFLTHNAALHDVNLRWHPKAEALLWRPDIQETKRSEGGMENLRYRSGWKGRWLTRFEALLAEELPYCGVRYAF; encoded by the coding sequence CTGTCTCATTCACCCGCCCGACTTCTCGCCATCGACACGATCTACCACGAGCCCGCGATCGAGACATTCGCCCGCGGCCGGGAGATCCTGGGGCGCTTCCCCGGCGCACGGCGGATCGCGGTGCCCTCGCACTGGAACATCCCGGAGCTGCACGGCAATGCCGGCTCGGTCGAGGACTGGGTGCGGATCAAGCGCTCGACCCTGGTGCTCGGCGTCAAGAAGGGCCTGACCTCGCGGCCGAACGGCCGCAGCGCCCATTTCATCGCGCCGTCGAGCTCCAACGGCTGCGCCATGGCCTGCGCCTATTGCTACGTGCCGCGCCGCAAGGGCTTCGCCAACCCGATCACCCTGTTCGTCAACACCGAGGCGATCGGCCGGGCGATCCGGCGCCACGCCGCCGCGCAGGGCCCCCTCCCCGCCCCCGACCAGATCGACGACCGGTTCTGGGTCTACGACATCGGCGAGAACGGCGACCTCTCGGTCGATGCCCTGGCCTGCGACAGCGTGCGCGACCTCGTGGCGCTGTTCCGCGACACCCCGAACGCCAAGGCGTCGTTCGCCACCAAGTTCGTCAACCGCGACCTGCTCGCCTACGCGCCCGAGGGCAAGACCCGGATCCGCTTCTCGCTGATGCCCGAGCGCATCGCCCGGGTGGTCGACGTGCGCACCTCACCCATGCCGGAGCGGATCGCGGCGATCGACGACTTCGTGGCGGCGGGCTACGAGGTCCACGCCAACTTCTCGCCGGTGATCCTGTACGAGGGCTGGGAGGACGATTGGCGGGCGCTGTTTCGCGCCCTCGATGCCGGGATCGGCCCGGCCGCGAAGGCGCAGCTCAGGGCCGAGATCATCTTCCTTACCCACAACGCCGCGCTGCACGACGTGAACCTGCGCTGGCACCCGAAGGCCGAGGCGCTGCTGTGGCGCCCCGACATCCAGGAGACCAAGCGGTCCGAGGGCGGGATGGAGAACCTGCGTTACCGCAGCGGCTGGAAGGGCCGCTGGCTCACCCGGTTCGAGGCGCTGCTCGCCGAGGAGCTGCCGTATTGCGGCGTGCGCTACGCATTCTGA
- a CDS encoding DUF1491 family protein — translation MARLRSDFWVAAHLRRCAVEGVSAVQRRRGASEAGAIFVKVDRLDGRADLYGPAPQALFEGAEEGVRRFETLMREALPPDVEARLAREIRFDSDLWIVEIDDREGRHFLDLTE, via the coding sequence ATGGCACGCCTGCGCTCCGATTTCTGGGTCGCCGCCCATCTGCGCCGCTGCGCGGTCGAAGGGGTGAGTGCGGTGCAGCGCCGCCGCGGCGCGTCGGAGGCCGGCGCGATCTTCGTCAAGGTCGACCGCCTCGACGGACGCGCCGACCTCTACGGTCCGGCGCCCCAGGCCCTGTTCGAGGGAGCGGAGGAGGGCGTCCGCCGCTTCGAGACCCTGATGCGCGAGGCGCTGCCGCCCGACGTCGAGGCTCGCCTCGCGCGTGAGATCCGGTTCGATTCCGACCTCTGGATCGTCGAGATCGACGACCGGGAGGGGCGGCATTTCCTGGACCTGACGGAGTAG
- a CDS encoding ETC complex I subunit has translation MSTARIFRPAKDPTQSGLARTKQWTLEFEQTSPRETEPLMGWTSSSDMLQQVRLEFDTKEEAIAYATREGIAYRVEEPQVPLRRGLSYSDNFKYNRTAPWTH, from the coding sequence ATGTCGACCGCCCGCATCTTCCGCCCTGCCAAGGACCCGACCCAGTCCGGCCTCGCCCGGACCAAGCAGTGGACGCTGGAGTTCGAGCAGACGAGCCCGCGGGAGACCGAGCCGCTGATGGGCTGGACCTCGTCCTCGGACATGCTGCAGCAGGTGCGGCTCGAGTTCGACACCAAGGAGGAGGCGATCGCCTACGCGACACGCGAGGGGATCGCCTACCGGGTCGAGGAGCCGCAGGTGCCCCTGCGCCGCGGCCTCTCCTATTCCGACAACTTCAAGTACAACCGCACCGCGCCCTGGACGCACTGA
- a CDS encoding MFS transporter, which produces MPPLSAATRLSLSLIAGGAVANIYYNQPLLGLLVQVFGHDASVLVPTATLAGYGLGILGLVPLGDALPRRTLIVGQLLLLAAVLVLAATSTSLTVLVSASFLIGVLSTAAQQAVPFAAELAPDAVRGRMVGQVMTGLLLGILLARTLSGFIGAWLGWRAVFVGAAGLSVALAGLAWLGLPRTPPTARIGYGALMGSILDLVRHQPVLRRAALAQALLFAAFNAFWTTLALLVEAPPFGLDPAGAGLFGLIGAAGALCAPVAGRFADTRSPRPVLIGGAALTLAAFVVFGLFGGVSLVALAVGVLLIDIGINTALIANQTRVYALAPGARGRINTVFFTAIFAGGALGASAGTRAFAAGGWPALCAVGGAFAAASLLVPLLEPRDRPRS; this is translated from the coding sequence ATGCCGCCCCTCTCCGCCGCGACCCGCCTGAGCCTCAGCCTGATCGCCGGCGGGGCGGTCGCCAACATCTACTACAACCAGCCGCTGCTCGGGCTCCTGGTTCAGGTCTTCGGCCACGACGCCTCGGTGCTGGTGCCGACCGCGACGCTCGCCGGATACGGGCTCGGCATCCTCGGCCTCGTCCCGCTCGGCGACGCGCTGCCGCGCCGCACTCTGATCGTCGGGCAGCTCCTGCTGCTCGCCGCCGTGCTGGTCCTGGCGGCGACGAGCACCAGCCTGACCGTCCTGGTATCGGCGAGCTTCCTGATCGGGGTGCTCTCGACGGCGGCGCAGCAGGCAGTGCCCTTCGCCGCCGAGCTGGCGCCCGACGCGGTGCGCGGCCGGATGGTCGGCCAGGTGATGACCGGCCTGCTGCTCGGCATCCTGCTCGCCCGGACCCTGAGCGGCTTCATCGGCGCGTGGCTCGGCTGGCGGGCGGTCTTCGTCGGGGCGGCCGGGCTCTCGGTGGCGCTCGCCGGCCTCGCCTGGCTCGGGCTGCCGAGGACGCCGCCCACCGCGCGCATCGGGTACGGCGCGCTGATGGGCTCGATCCTCGACCTGGTGCGCCACCAGCCGGTGCTGCGCCGGGCTGCGCTCGCGCAGGCGCTGCTCTTCGCCGCCTTCAACGCGTTCTGGACCACCCTGGCGCTCCTCGTCGAGGCGCCGCCCTTCGGGCTCGATCCCGCCGGGGCCGGCCTGTTCGGGCTGATCGGCGCGGCGGGCGCACTCTGCGCGCCGGTCGCCGGGCGTTTCGCCGACACGCGCAGCCCGCGGCCGGTGCTGATCGGCGGGGCCGCGCTGACGCTGGCCGCCTTCGTGGTGTTCGGCCTGTTCGGCGGGGTCTCGCTGGTCGCGCTCGCGGTCGGGGTGCTGCTCATCGATATCGGCATCAACACCGCGCTCATCGCCAACCAGACCCGGGTCTACGCGCTGGCCCCCGGCGCCCGCGGGCGGATCAACACGGTGTTCTTCACCGCGATCTTCGCCGGCGGGGCGCTCGGCGCCTCGGCCGGCACCCGGGCCTTCGCGGCCGGCGGCTGGCCGGCGCTCTGCGCCGTCGGCGGCGCCTTCGCGGCGGCGAGCCTGCTCGTGCCCCTGCTGGAGCCCCGCGACCGCCCTAGATCCTGA
- a CDS encoding phosphomannomutase, producing the protein MSSLKFGTSGLRGLVTDLVGGPSYAYAAAFFASVGGEAGAAREVVIGRDLRSSSAEIAATVATAAAAAGLAAIDCGPLPTPALALEARQRGCCAVMVTGSHIPEDRNGLKFYRPDGEITKADEAAILAALGTVAAGAPLPPAVPAEPEPDAIARYRRRYLDAFKADTLSGQTIAVYQQSSVARDLLVDLLEALGADVSPIGRSQTFVPIDTEAHRPEDVAFIRDVMASGQFDALVTTDGDADRPLIADGTGRIVRGDVLGLITARYLGADTVVVPVTAGSAIERAGGFRQVLRTKVGSPFVIAGMEQAQLDGATIVCGFEANGGFLLGSDSPVGDKILPALPTRDAVLPILATLAAARQAAMPLADLVVTLDVGETASNRLPNVAAERSGALLGQLKDEAFRRDFLRPVGEPRAVDEQDGVRIELDGERTIHFRPSGNAPELRCYAEAKSAEEAEDLVRWGLAAAAAAMERNAG; encoded by the coding sequence ATGAGCAGCTTGAAATTCGGAACGTCTGGACTGCGCGGCCTGGTGACGGATCTCGTCGGCGGGCCCAGTTACGCCTATGCGGCGGCGTTCTTCGCCTCCGTGGGCGGAGAGGCCGGCGCGGCCCGCGAGGTGGTGATCGGACGTGACCTGCGCAGCAGCAGCGCGGAGATCGCCGCCACCGTGGCCACGGCCGCCGCCGCGGCCGGCCTCGCCGCGATCGATTGCGGCCCGCTGCCGACTCCCGCCCTCGCGCTCGAGGCGCGGCAGCGCGGATGCTGCGCCGTCATGGTCACCGGCAGCCACATCCCGGAAGATCGCAACGGATTGAAGTTCTATCGCCCCGACGGTGAGATCACCAAAGCCGACGAAGCCGCGATCCTGGCAGCACTCGGCACTGTCGCGGCGGGCGCTCCTCTTCCTCCGGCCGTTCCTGCCGAGCCGGAGCCGGATGCCATCGCGCGCTATCGCCGTCGGTACCTCGATGCGTTCAAGGCGGACACCCTGTCCGGTCAGACGATCGCCGTCTACCAGCAGAGTTCCGTCGCCCGCGACCTGCTCGTCGACCTGCTCGAGGCCCTGGGAGCCGACGTCTCACCGATCGGCCGGTCCCAGACGTTCGTCCCGATCGATACCGAGGCCCATCGGCCGGAGGATGTCGCGTTCATCCGCGACGTCATGGCGTCCGGCCAGTTCGACGCCCTCGTGACGACCGACGGCGATGCGGATCGCCCCCTGATCGCGGATGGGACGGGCCGCATCGTGCGAGGGGATGTTCTCGGGCTCATCACTGCCCGGTACCTCGGCGCCGATACGGTCGTCGTTCCCGTCACGGCCGGCTCCGCCATCGAGCGCGCCGGTGGCTTCCGGCAGGTGCTGCGCACCAAGGTCGGCTCCCCCTTCGTGATCGCCGGCATGGAGCAGGCGCAGCTGGACGGCGCGACGATCGTCTGCGGCTTCGAGGCCAATGGCGGGTTCCTGCTCGGGTCGGACAGTCCCGTCGGCGACAAGATCCTTCCGGCCCTGCCGACGCGCGACGCGGTCCTCCCGATCCTCGCGACCTTGGCCGCGGCACGCCAGGCCGCCATGCCGCTCGCCGACCTCGTGGTCACGCTCGATGTGGGCGAGACGGCCAGCAACCGGCTCCCCAACGTCGCCGCGGAGCGCAGCGGCGCTCTCCTTGGGCAGCTCAAGGACGAGGCGTTCCGCCGCGATTTCCTCCGCCCGGTCGGGGAGCCGCGCGCGGTCGACGAGCAGGACGGGGTCAGGATCGAACTCGACGGCGAGCGGACGATCCACTTCCGCCCCTCGGGCAACGCGCCGGAACTCCGCTGCTACGCGGAGGCGAAATCCGCCGAGGAGGCCGAGGACCTGGTGAGGTGGGGCCTCGCGGCGGCCGCCGCCGCGATGGAGCGAAACGCGGGATAG
- a CDS encoding TRAP transporter substrate-binding protein: MHHVTRRSLLAGATAAAILPAPWVRAQSGALRLKCGVVTPDTHPATIRLREAAERVARETNGAVEVAVFPNGQLGSDTDMLSQLRSGALEMFAQSSSNLATLVPRASLINIAFAWSGYDKVWPAVDGELGAYIRAEITKAGLVPFDRMWDNGFRQTTTSVRPITGPADFEGLKLRVPNSALFTSAFRALGAAPVALNFSEAYSALQTKVVDGQENPLAIITSFKLAEVQKYLSFTNHIWDGFWLMSGHRTWSRLPEDVKAVLARHFDQAALDQRRDIEGQGVAMREALGKAGFAINDAPAAPFQDRLRKAGFYTEWKGKYGAEAWSHLEKFAGAVS, encoded by the coding sequence ATGCACCACGTCACCCGCCGCAGCCTGCTCGCCGGCGCCACTGCCGCCGCGATCCTTCCCGCCCCGTGGGTCCGGGCGCAGAGCGGGGCGTTGCGGCTGAAATGCGGGGTGGTGACGCCCGACACCCATCCGGCGACGATCCGCCTGCGCGAGGCGGCGGAGCGGGTCGCCAGGGAGACGAACGGGGCGGTCGAGGTCGCGGTCTTCCCCAACGGCCAGCTCGGCTCGGACACCGACATGCTGAGCCAGCTGCGCTCGGGCGCGCTCGAGATGTTCGCGCAATCCTCCTCGAACCTGGCGACGCTGGTGCCCCGCGCCTCGCTCATCAACATCGCCTTCGCGTGGAGCGGCTACGACAAGGTCTGGCCGGCGGTCGACGGCGAGCTCGGCGCCTATATCCGCGCCGAGATCACGAAGGCCGGCCTCGTTCCGTTCGATCGGATGTGGGACAACGGCTTCCGCCAGACCACGACCAGCGTCCGCCCGATCACCGGCCCGGCCGATTTCGAGGGCCTCAAGCTCCGTGTGCCGAACAGCGCGCTGTTCACCTCCGCCTTCCGGGCGCTCGGGGCCGCCCCGGTGGCGCTCAACTTCTCGGAGGCCTATTCGGCCCTGCAGACGAAGGTGGTGGACGGCCAGGAGAATCCGCTCGCCATCATCACGAGCTTCAAGCTGGCGGAGGTGCAGAAGTATCTCTCCTTCACCAACCACATCTGGGACGGGTTCTGGCTGATGTCCGGCCACCGGACCTGGTCGCGCCTGCCGGAGGACGTGAAGGCGGTGCTCGCCCGCCACTTCGACCAGGCGGCCCTCGACCAGCGCCGGGACATCGAGGGCCAGGGGGTGGCGATGCGCGAGGCTCTGGGCAAGGCCGGCTTCGCGATCAACGACGCGCCCGCCGCACCCTTCCAGGACCGCTTGCGCAAGGCCGGCTTCTACACCGAGTGGAAGGGCAAGTACGGCGCGGAGGCGTGGAGCCACCTGGAAAAATTCGCCGGGGCGGTGTCCTGA
- a CDS encoding ISAs1 family transposase, with the protein MDEASEPVAAVFEATVFLDHFADLPDPRQPGKVAYRLDEVLLLALLAILAGAEGFTDIARFGHTKLDLLRRFLPFRNGTPSHDHLGDIFAALDPVAFRRCFAAWAATLTQTPLDVIAIDGKTSRRSGRAGARDALHVVSAFAARQRLVLAQTKVSGKSNEIAVIPALLDLLSIEGAIVTIDAMGCQRAIAHKILDKKADYVLALKGNQGTLHEDVTLFVEEQKARDFADCTVSTHETVEGDHGRIETRRVTVIHQVAWLQARHAWPGLKSLIVVDSTRDLSTRDPVNRIERETRCYLTSSPLGADRLGPAVRQHWAIENGLHWILDVTFHDDQSRIRTAHAPENMLTVRHIAVNVAARKKGKDSMRLALKTAGWDDDYLVRLVAP; encoded by the coding sequence ATGGACGAGGCGAGCGAGCCGGTAGCGGCGGTGTTCGAGGCGACGGTGTTTCTCGATCATTTCGCGGACCTGCCCGATCCGCGCCAGCCCGGCAAAGTCGCCTATCGCCTGGACGAGGTTCTGCTGCTGGCGTTGCTGGCCATCCTGGCGGGGGCTGAAGGCTTCACCGATATCGCCCGGTTCGGTCACACGAAACTCGACCTTCTGCGCCGATTTCTGCCGTTCCGGAACGGCACGCCGAGCCACGATCATCTCGGTGACATCTTCGCGGCGCTCGATCCCGTCGCATTTCGACGCTGCTTTGCGGCCTGGGCCGCGACGCTGACGCAAACGCCGCTCGACGTGATCGCGATCGACGGCAAGACCTCGCGGCGCTCGGGCCGGGCCGGTGCGCGAGATGCCCTTCACGTCGTCTCCGCCTTCGCCGCACGCCAGCGGTTGGTGCTGGCCCAGACCAAGGTGAGCGGAAAGTCCAACGAGATCGCGGTAATCCCGGCCCTGCTCGACCTCCTGTCGATCGAGGGGGCGATCGTCACCATCGATGCGATGGGCTGCCAGCGTGCCATCGCCCACAAGATCCTCGACAAGAAGGCCGACTATGTCCTGGCGCTCAAGGGCAACCAGGGCACGCTGCACGAGGACGTCACGCTCTTCGTCGAGGAACAGAAAGCTCGGGACTTTGCCGATTGCACCGTCAGCACGCACGAGACCGTCGAGGGCGATCACGGGCGGATCGAGACCCGGCGCGTGACTGTCATCCATCAGGTCGCCTGGCTCCAGGCGCGCCACGCCTGGCCGGGGTTGAAGAGCCTCATCGTCGTCGACAGCACCCGTGACTTGAGCACCCGTGACCCGGTAAACAGGATCGAGCGTGAGACGCGCTGCTATCTGACCTCGTCACCGCTCGGCGCCGACCGCCTCGGGCCTGCCGTCCGGCAGCATTGGGCGATCGAGAACGGCCTGCATTGGATCCTCGACGTCACCTTCCACGACGATCAGTCTCGCATCCGTACTGCTCATGCCCCCGAGAACATGCTGACGGTCCGCCACATCGCGGTGAACGTCGCAGCCCGCAAAAAGGGCAAGGATTCCATGCGCCTCGCCCTCAAAACCGCAGGCTGGGACGACGACTACCTCGTCAGGCTCGTCGCACCATGA